TTTCCTCCTTTGCCAGCATTTTGAGTGTTACCTATGTTCCCGGTCTATTTTGTTACCCATGTCTCCGGTTTGTACCTTGGGTGGGGCGCGCGACTTTTACGGAAAAACCGTCGGACCTACGACAAAGCAGATTCTCAAGGTAAAGTGCTGGAAAGGACCTTTCGAATTTGATCGTGAAAGTGAAAAAAAATCGTGCATCCAGCCAAACGGAAAATCAATTTCACAAGGCCCATTTTTTATTTTTAAACGAACCTGTCTTTTTTTTATAATTTAGCTTCTTTTTCGATTTTCAGAATCGAATTCAAAAGTAGTTTGAGAAATTAAAATTCGATCCTAATTCGAAAGGTCCTACAATGAAAAAAAACATTCTCGCGTTCGTATCTTTGATCACTATCTTTTCTTTATATTCAGAAGAAGCCACGACCAAGAGTGGGAAAAAGGTAATTTTAAATCCGGATTTTACTTGGAAATTCGCGAATGAAAATTCTGAGAAGAATAAAAATCCAAAAAGCGGATCCATCGTAACTTTGACACGATCGGAAGAGCAGGACACGGAACTCAAAAGCGAAACGGGCGAATTTAGCCTTTGGTTCAATTCAAAAAAGTGGAATCGCTCCGGGCAGAAATCCAATAAGGTTTCGGAATTTGAATTTGAAAATAAAAAGAGGACCGGTTATGCGATGGTCATCTTTGAAGGTTTGGAAATTCCCATGGAATCCTTTCCTGAACTCTTGGTTGTCAATGCACGAGCCATCGATCCCAATGCAAGTTTGATCGACGTTGTGGATTGTAAGATCAACGGCAAACCCGGTAAGTTCGTAAAATATACGGCCTTATTTAGCGGAATGAAATTTATTTTCTATAGTTTCGTTGCCAGTAGTCCAAAGGGTTCGATCCAATTCACAACCTATACACTTGAAAATCGTTTTGATCTCGAAAAAGAAGAATTTGAAAAATTACTTTCCGGTTTGGTTTTTCCGTAAGAAAAAGAATGAATATTTTTTCCCTGAGAATTTCTACCAAGCCGAACGGTCTCGGTAGAATGGCAGTTGTGTTCAATATTTTCACGAATGATCAACTCTCTCGTCTCATGAAAGCCGATCTAAGTCGATGAAAACCTCGTAGCAAAGGAAGATAAATTTTAGTTAAATTCATCGAGCCATTCTTATGCAAAGAATCAGTTTCAAATTTTCTAATTTACTTTCGTCATTTCAAAATACGTTTCGGTGTAAAAATTGTCTCGTTTTCTTTCTTCATCTTTGTTTTCCCATTCTTACTTTGAATGTTTGCTCCGCAACCGTTGGAGAACTGATACAAAAAGGCAAAACGGAAGAAGTCATCGTATTTCTGGATAAAGATTCCGATTGGAATCAAAGGGAAGAATGTGAATCTCCTCTTTCCATCGCATCACGTTACCAAAAAACGGAAATCCTAAAAATTCTTCTTCAGAAAGGCGCCGATCCCAATTACCGCTCGAAAGGATGTCCCCAAGAATCACTATTGATTATAGATGGCGTTTTGATTTCAAAGGACTATTTTTTTACGGCAACCCATACACCACTCAGTCACTCCCCGAACAAGGAAGTCGCGGAAATCTTAATAGACGCCGGTGCAAAACCGAATATCGGCGGCTATAGACAGGACCAACCCTCCGGCCAGGGTCTTGCGTACTATCAATCTCCGCTTCTCATCGCGATTCTCGAAAGAAAATATGAACTCGCAAAATACTTGATTCAAAAAGGAGCATCGACCGAGATTTTCAATCCGCTAACAGGGGAGAATGAACTTGAACTTTGGTTTTCAAGCGTGGGAATCCGTTCTCAAAAAGATCGCAAATTCTATCAATATCTAAGATCACTTGGTCTTAAAAAAATAAAACTCCCTTCTCGGATTAAGCCCGAAAACGATGATCAAACGTTATCTTACGTTCATCTCGTTACAAAAAGCGAAACAAAAAGATCCATCGCAAGCCTTCGAGAGAACGAAACGTTCGAAACGGACCTTGTCTACTCCGACCCGGACCAAAAATACTTTCACAGTTCCGAATTTACCAGGAAGGAAACTGGTCAAAATCTCTACGAATGGATCCTGCAAAGAAGACTTCTCTCCAAGAAACGTTAGGAATCCTTTACCCTCATTCTCCTGTCATATTATATCCTTTGAATTTACTTTACTAAGGGTTTCAGCGTATCAATATATAATTTGCAAGTTTTTGCTTTTCTTTTTAGTCACCCCCCTTAGGATGAACTTCTTCAAAGGAGAATTCTCATGGGGACTGAGTCTCAATCCAAAAAATCTTCGATTCATCAGATCTGGAACGATGGGGCAGTCGTAATCAATCGGATTCGACTTGGTCTGGTGATTCTTTTCAGTCTCACTCTCATCAGCGTTTCAAAAACAAATCATCCTACACAAGTAATCGCGCACATTATCGGTACGGCGCTTATGGCGAGTTATTGTATCTTGGAATTCATTCTTCATCGATCCGGCAAAGTAGGAGTTCGATTTCAAAAAACGTTGGTTCTTTTGGATGTCAATATTCTTACCCTTACGCTCATAGCAGATTGTTCGATCGAGCCGGCCGTATCTTCCGGGATTTTAGCGAATATGCTGATCTTCTTTATTTACTTTTATGTAATGATTTATTCTTCATTTTTAGGTCAGAGGGGCTTTGTTCTTTTGGTAGGAGTTTTCTCTGCTCTTGGAATTGCGGCTTCCATCTTTGTCGCATGGAAGGGAGGAATGGTCCTGACGGAAAATCCGGAACTCGCAAAAATTCCGGGTCATATGATTTTTTCGGTTCAGATCGTAAAGATAACCTTTGTCTTTACTGCAAGTGTGATCTTAGCACAATTGATGAGCTTATTTGCAAAGCTTACAGACGAAGGATCCAGACTGTACGAAGATTCTCAAATCATTCTTTCCAATCTCAAAGAGGATCGGATGAAACTGGAAAACTCCGCCGAAAGTTTGGAGAATTCCATTCGAAAGTTCGCGGACTTTATCAATCGTACCGGTCAAAAGATGGAATCCCAAGCGGCCGCACTGGAAGAAGTGAATGCTGTTCTCGAGGAATTATCCGCGTCTTCGACTAACACCGCGCATTCGATCGAAACTCAAAACAAAAGCCTCTTAGAACTCGCAAACGATTCCGAAAAATTAGGAGAAATTCTAAAAAACAGCGCTTCCCTGAGCGAGGCGCTCGCCGTATTCGCTAAAGAAAATAAAGTCGATATGGAAAACGTGATGATCGCCGCCGAAAAAACGAAATCCTACCTTGTAGACATCACGAATTCTTTCAACAGAGTCGACGAAATCAATCGGATCATGAGCGAGATTGCGGATAAAACCAATCTTTTGGCGCTCAACGCCTCGATCGAGGCGGCTCGCGCGGGAGCGGCAGGACGTGGATTTGCAGTCGTGGCGAACGAGGTAAGCAAACTCGCAGAGTTTACTTCCGGAAACGCGAAGTCCATTTCTGAAATCGTAAACCAGTCGCGCAAATTTATCGAAGAAGCGCGGATCGCGTCTACGGAAACGGGCGATATGACCGAAAATCAAAAAATGAAAATTTTGGATACGGTCGAAAGAATCGATAAAATGAATGTCTTTTATCTGGAACAAAAATCGATCATTCAAAAATTCGTTTCCGAAGTGAATCGAATCAAAACGACTTCGGAAGAGATTCTACGCTCTACAAAGGAACAGATGTTGGGTCAGGAAGAAATGGTCCAAACGATGGGGCATCTCGGAACGGAAATCAATGCTATCAACGACGATTCCGGAATGTTGCAAGAGGAAATCTCTAAAATTAAGATGCAAGCTTCCGAGTTGAGAGTATTGAGCGTACAAAATGCAGATGGTTAAAGGCAAGAGAAAAAAGGGGAGGGGGAATCGATAGTATTCCCCCGAATTTTCCGATGCTTTACTTATGCTGAATTTTCACGTTGGATTTGAGAGTAGGACTTAAAACCGTATATTCAGTTTTTAGAATCAATGAGTTCCCTACTTTATCCGTCGCTCTAAATTCAAATTTGTGCGTTCCAGGATCTAAAACAAGCCCTTCCGCATAATTCCTGAATTCATTTCCATTCTGCTGAAACGTTATGGTTCTCATCCCCGAAATCAAATCTTCACATTGAATTTGAATCTCGGATTGAATCGGCAATAAATTTCCAGAAAGTGGCCGCGGATTCATTCTACAAATCGGCGGACTTGCATCTATGATTCCAAAAATCGTTTCCTCCGCCTGATTTCCGGCGAAATCCTTGGCGCGAATTTGAATTCCAAAACTTCCATCTTCTAAACTTTGAGGAATTTGAAATCGATATAGATTCTTTTCTTGAAACGTCGGATTGACCGGAACTTTTTTTCCATTTTGTAAGAAGAGAAATTCCGCTTCCGCTACGCCGGAAACGAGATCGACGACTTCCACTTGTAGATCCTGATCCTTTCTTGTTACGGGAATCGATTCCAATCGAAATCCTTTTCCTATTTCAGCCCGTATCTCCGGTTTTCTCGTATCTTGAACGACTTCCATCAAACGTGTTGTTTCCTTTACTCCGGACGCGGTTTCGGAATAAAACTCCACGTCATTCTTGCCTTCTTGAAGACCGGAAATGGTTCCCTGGTATTCTTTCCATTCGCCTTCATTGACACGAAAGAAAACCTTCACGCCGTTTTTACCTGTGCTTGGATTGTCTAAGACCAATTTTTCATTTTGGGTTGGAGATAGTATGATGGCCTTTGTTAACGGAGGAGCCTTTCTTTCCAGTCGGACGAAGGGACGCAAGGAATCGATCGATACGGAATCGGAGGGTTCACCTTTGGAATTCATTCTTCCTATTCCAACGATTCTCACATAACGTTCGTTAGCTTCCGGGAAAAATCGAATCCGTCTATCCTTTACGTTTAAGGTTCGAAGAACGATTCGAAAATCAATAGTATCCGAAAATTCTACGTTATACGATTCGGAAGAAGAATCCGCTTTCCATGAAAGTTCGAATTCGTTCACACCTTGCGCATTCAAGATCCCGATAGATAAAAAAAGGAGTCCGATCCAAAGAATTTGTATCGATTTCATTTGGACTGAAATTCCTTATCAATCTGAATCTTATTTGGAATTGGAAACGGCTCCACCGGTGGTTTTCCTTTTTCCACGTACGTTCCAAAACCTGCTTTGACATCCACGCCTTTACCGGCGCCTTCCACATTGACAACCCCTTCGAAACAACCGACATCGGTTCGTTGGTCTTCTTCGCTTCCTACATAGAACTTCGTTCCTCTTACACCGACGACAGCAACGGGAGTATTGATTACAAGTTTTTGCGCGGTCGCATTCTTCTTATTTTTTAGGAGCGACGATTTCACGTCCGCTTGAAGTTGACCTCTTTCTAAAAAGATTTCAGGAGATCCCTTTTTCGATACGGAGAAGCTGGATTTCTCATAAATTTTCACTTTCGTTTCATTTTCCAAAAATGCTAAAGAAGCACCGGATTTGTTTCCCGTTTTCAACGTTTCTCCTTCCCTAAGAATTTGATTTTTGGATACGGATTTCCAAATCGAAGGACCGTCTTCTTTTGTCTTCATCGCGTATTCCACAACTCCGAAAAATATTTCCAAAGAAGCGATCGGTTGTGCTTCCGGCTCCACGATTTTTCTCAGGTGGGAGGGAACTTTCAAAACCATTCCTTCTTTGATTAAGGAAGGATTTTGTATCTGATTGTATTTTAAGAATTCTTTCCACTTTCCCGGATCATTCAGGACTTCTTTTGCAATCTTTGTTAGAGAATCATTTTTTTTGACCTTGTATTCTTCCAGAGTTTTGTCGTCCGAAGTCGACGGCAGAGTCTGCGTAAAAAGGGGAAAGGCGAACAAGAGAGAGAAAACACAAATGAAGAATCCGGTGTTCCGAAAAGTCATAGTTCTTTGATTTCCTATATTATTTTAAGCGAAAATTTAGTCCGTAGATTTGTTGATAAATCGAAATTTCAGGAAATAATATCTTGAAAATTTAGACGAGAGTTTTATCTATTTTCAGTTCAATATAGCGGGGGAATTTCAGTGTTTCAAAAGTGGTTACAAACGGCGTTTTTTTTAACTCTTATTTTATTAGGTTTCTTAGTTCCGGGAAAGATTTCCTCACAAGCAAGTGACGCGGCGGCGGCAATCCAAGAAGCTTGCGGACGTTTGGTGAATGAGGGACTCTATAAGAGCTGTAAGGCGGCACCAGGCTTTTCGGCATCCCAGGGTTACTATAGTCAATCTGCACAGATCAAGTGTGAATGCATCAACAAAAAAGATAACGGAAAAACCATCGTTACCATCACCTTAGGTCAATATTACTAAAAGAACTGTAGTCTCTCATTTTTGGTTTTGATCGAGAATGGGAGTTCTCCTTATCGAAGATCATTTTTTCTTTCGCAACGTCATCCGAATCCGCCCAAATGCGATATTGAATTTTTTTGATCTCCACGAAGATTCTCACGCGTTTAAATATTTACGTTTCATTTTGTAAAGCATGTATTGAGTACGATGTGTAAAGGATGAATGGGTAAGTTTAATCGTAAACTCCATTTTATGAGACATAATATGTATTATCGGAAGTTGTGGATATGTCTCGTTCGGCGAAAGTTACCACGCACTCTCTCGATCTTTTAATATTCCTGAAAACGAAAACGAGGTTCCAGACTTGTATTGGCAGAGAGCGAATCTTCCCGTTTCTCGGGCTTGATGAAACGAGTTGGATGCGCTTCGGATTTTCTTCAAAAAAAATTAAAATTTGGTCGGGATACTTAAGCGCAAATCCGTATTCTCTTTTCCGATTTTCGACCTTTGGCTCGGCTTGTTCTGATTCAAAGAAAACTTCTATATTTTCTAAAAAAAGTCCCGTTTATACGATTGAGATACGTCTTTAAAGTTTCCATTCTAACTTTGAGGAAAAAAAAAGAAGAACCTCCGGTTTTACGACAACAAGAGGTTCTTCTTCTCAAGAAAAGATCAAGAAGTTTCCGATCAATTCAGCTGAAAAGTTCCCTTACCATTATCCGCAGTATTCACGATTATCGTGTAAGAGCCAGGAACATTAAACTGGATCTGAGCCGAATTTGTAATCGTAGCCGCTCCTGAAACAAATATAAAATCCGTTCCGGCTCCGGCGAGATTGACTCCCCTTGTAATTGGACAACCGCCTTTGTAGACCGCTACTCCGAGAGTTCCCGCGCTTACCTGAAACGTTCCCATCGTGCCAGCTGTCGCCACTGGAATTTGGATCGCGCTATACCCCTTATCAATTTGAGTGAACGAGAGCGAATAAGGTGTTCCATTTGCAATCGCGGTCATCGAAGCAATCGGAACGGAAGTTCCCGCAGGGGAAAACGAGCAAGTGTTGTAACCACCGGCTAAAAGGACCAAGGCTAAATAAGAAGAATCGTCGTCTTCCTTGGATTTGCACGCAGAAAGAAGTCCGATCAAAACGATACAGACTCCGATTTTTTTCACTAAGTTCATTTGTAATACTCCGAAGAATTTTTCCCATCTAGGTTCTAAGAATTCCAGAGAGTCAAGTTTATCACGAACGTTATCTTCTTCTATCTTAGTTAGTTATTCCTTTTACGGAACTTGAAATCTCATTTTTTTATAATATTCAGTTTTTATAATTTATTTTTTACATTTATAAATCCAATTATTCACCGGTTCAAACGTCAATAAAACGGGAATGAAAATCATTAAACCCTCTAAACGGAGAGAAAGAAAGCATGATACGGAGGAAATTTTCCTGTTAAGAACAACGTTAGAATATACTTCATTCCCAAATACGTTTCACGGGTTTCTTTTTCTTGGAAACTTACGTATAAATGAAAAATCATCTTGGTTTTCCATAAATCCGATTCGGTAAACGGTAAACGTTTATTCCGTTTTAAAGAACATTCATTCCAATTCGAATTTCAAAAACTGCGTTTTTTAGAAATCTTTCTTCGATTCCTTCATTTAAGAGTTGTTAAACGAATTATTTTTCGAAATCCAATTTGTTTGTTTCTTGTTCATGAAACTTTGTGTTCGATTGCAATTGGATCAAAATTGGACGGAACAGCATCGTCACAACTTCTCTAATTTCCTATTCTTTGTTTTAATATAGCGATTCAAAGGACTTTCAAAACAAGGAGTGCTCGAAAAAACCGTTTTGCATCAAATCGTTGCGAGGACAGTCCCGAGAGCAAAGGAGCGAAAAAAGAGCAAAGTTGTGGATCGAAAAAATTCAGTTGGACTCAAAACGATACGCAAAGAATTGAGGAGGATCGCCTGAAAATCGAAGAAGCCGAGCGATTGGCCTGTTTTTATTTCTGTCTTACGATCAGAGATTTGTATTTTACTTTTTCTTCCCTTCTTCTGGAGAGATTACTCGGAAAAACGGATTGGAGAACAGATAACCGGACGGAAAAGTCGCCTTCAGGATTACATATTCGTCTTTCGAATCGAAAACGTAATCCCCGCGTATGGCCTGGAATTCTTCTTTTAAAACTCTTCCACCTTTCCCGATGAATTCCAGTTTTAAGAATTTTTCAGGAAACTCCGCGACAATTTTTTCGCCTTCCAATCTTAGGTCGGAAATTTTCGGATCATCCATGTATTCCACAAGCTTTATTACGGAAATGTAATTTCCAATCTTAAGATTCTGGATGATTTCTTTCGGTTCAGTGGAATCGGTATTCAAAAGAATATAGCGAGTGAATGCATCTCCTTCGTTTTGATTGGAAAAAGTCAACTCATGAAAGATCCTTTCATACAAGGGAAGTTTCATAGCACGAATCAGCTCACCCGGAAAGTAATGAAGGTCGTCTCCACTCGTCGCTAAAATCGGATATCCTTGATCGAGAAGACGAATCCATTCCGAGAAAGAATCTCCAAACGGGGAAAATACTTCGACCGCGTCTACGTTTCTGAGTCGTTCAATATCCCGGTAGGAGATCGAACCCTCGAGAACGGGATGAGAAACGACCACAAACGATCCTTCCTTTTGCATTTGCTCGATCGTCCATTGAAGATTTCCGATCGTTGCGTAAATCGGGAAGTAATCGAAAATCGCCGCCTCCGCGCCTAACGCAAGTAAATGCTTTCGATTAAAATCCCGGCCCCATTCGTAACCGGGAAGAAATTTTTTGTCGCCGGATTCCACTCCGCTTACTTTGAGATAATCTGTGATTGCGATCAGATCGTATTTCTTTTCAAGATAACGGTCCTGAATCTCCTTCGGACTACTTCGAAACGGAGAGAATCCGTCTCGATCGGAATGAAGATGAATCGCCGTTTTCAACCACCGTTGTTCTGTTTTTGAATAGGGAGAATGAATGAAATTTCCTTGAAAGGGAATCATCCTTTCGGACCTCAGTGGACTACGTAAGATCCAAGAAATGAAAAAATGCCCGACGCCTAGGAACAAAAGGAATCCAAGAATTCGAAACCAGACCTTAGGATCCATTCTTTTTTTGAAAACCATCTGCATTCCATTTCAAAAGGATCGCTTAGAATGAAAAAAGTTTTTCCGTTTCGGATGGTTTTTTTACGTTCTTCTTTTTTATCTTCTTTTTTAAAATGTCAGGGATTTGTAATTTTTGAATGGAACGTTTTTTTGCC
This window of the Leptospira stimsonii genome carries:
- a CDS encoding ankyrin repeat domain-containing protein; its protein translation is MQRISFKFSNLLSSFQNTFRCKNCLVFFLHLCFPILTLNVCSATVGELIQKGKTEEVIVFLDKDSDWNQREECESPLSIASRYQKTEILKILLQKGADPNYRSKGCPQESLLIIDGVLISKDYFFTATHTPLSHSPNKEVAEILIDAGAKPNIGGYRQDQPSGQGLAYYQSPLLIAILERKYELAKYLIQKGASTEIFNPLTGENELELWFSSVGIRSQKDRKFYQYLRSLGLKKIKLPSRIKPENDDQTLSYVHLVTKSETKRSIASLRENETFETDLVYSDPDQKYFHSSEFTRKETGQNLYEWILQRRLLSKKR
- a CDS encoding methyl-accepting chemotaxis protein is translated as MGTESQSKKSSIHQIWNDGAVVINRIRLGLVILFSLTLISVSKTNHPTQVIAHIIGTALMASYCILEFILHRSGKVGVRFQKTLVLLDVNILTLTLIADCSIEPAVSSGILANMLIFFIYFYVMIYSSFLGQRGFVLLVGVFSALGIAASIFVAWKGGMVLTENPELAKIPGHMIFSVQIVKITFVFTASVILAQLMSLFAKLTDEGSRLYEDSQIILSNLKEDRMKLENSAESLENSIRKFADFINRTGQKMESQAAALEEVNAVLEELSASSTNTAHSIETQNKSLLELANDSEKLGEILKNSASLSEALAVFAKENKVDMENVMIAAEKTKSYLVDITNSFNRVDEINRIMSEIADKTNLLALNASIEAARAGAAGRGFAVVANEVSKLAEFTSGNAKSISEIVNQSRKFIEEARIASTETGDMTENQKMKILDTVERIDKMNVFYLEQKSIIQKFVSEVNRIKTTSEEILRSTKEQMLGQEEMVQTMGHLGTEINAINDDSGMLQEEISKIKMQASELRVLSVQNADG
- a CDS encoding FecR domain-containing protein, with the protein product MTFRNTGFFICVFSLLFAFPLFTQTLPSTSDDKTLEEYKVKKNDSLTKIAKEVLNDPGKWKEFLKYNQIQNPSLIKEGMVLKVPSHLRKIVEPEAQPIASLEIFFGVVEYAMKTKEDGPSIWKSVSKNQILREGETLKTGNKSGASLAFLENETKVKIYEKSSFSVSKKGSPEIFLERGQLQADVKSSLLKNKKNATAQKLVINTPVAVVGVRGTKFYVGSEEDQRTDVGCFEGVVNVEGAGKGVDVKAGFGTYVEKGKPPVEPFPIPNKIQIDKEFQSK
- a CDS encoding phosphoesterase: MVFKKRMDPKVWFRILGFLLFLGVGHFFISWILRSPLRSERMIPFQGNFIHSPYSKTEQRWLKTAIHLHSDRDGFSPFRSSPKEIQDRYLEKKYDLIAITDYLKVSGVESGDKKFLPGYEWGRDFNRKHLLALGAEAAIFDYFPIYATIGNLQWTIEQMQKEGSFVVVSHPVLEGSISYRDIERLRNVDAVEVFSPFGDSFSEWIRLLDQGYPILATSGDDLHYFPGELIRAMKLPLYERIFHELTFSNQNEGDAFTRYILLNTDSTEPKEIIQNLKIGNYISVIKLVEYMDDPKISDLRLEGEKIVAEFPEKFLKLEFIGKGGRVLKEEFQAIRGDYVFDSKDEYVILKATFPSGYLFSNPFFRVISPEEGKKK